A window from Oreochromis aureus strain Israel breed Guangdong linkage group 16, ZZ_aureus, whole genome shotgun sequence encodes these proteins:
- the LOC116333415 gene encoding extended synaptotagmin-3-like, which produces MASTGQLLPSNSARGARSRESPLISVKMFSSSAITQILIDFLIYCGRAMLIFYPVYLTGYLGLSISWVLLCMFVLTYWKKNRQWKDARIGSAIELADSEIQVVNTELKSALQMASWVQYTDVENVQWLNKVLEQAWPFIGMYMEKLLREKIQPSIRASNPALKAFTFTKIHFGYKPLKITGIRAYTHEVEHREVILDMNISYDGDVDISTDVSLAITTRVKGLKLQGMLRVILEPLIGQAPLVGGVTFFFIRRPTLHINWTGMPNLLSIPSLSSLSEETTLDAIASIMVLPNRMCIPLIDKVKVDQMRFPLPRGVVRVHLLEARDLVAKNTHVMNLMKAKSDRYATLRVGSTLFKSKTVKENLLPKWNEVYEFIVHEAPGQELELELYDEGADKDDCLGRYNLDFGEVKREKQMDQWFPVDGALHGEVHLKLQWFSLQSDTSLLKESTDNFACAVLAVYLNSATDLPLTKRTTCPNSFVEMSIDDDVKKSKVAYASKDPVWEEGFTFFVHNVSAQELIVQVKEPEKKNLLGVLNLPLSHLLRTSNLTLDQRFMLERSGANSQIKLRATLRILNLEEPPSQTIFSPPPQVKQQQARKSGYNSVSNPSSAPPSSYTASSNNIPAASTLNLEGASPSEGYLAQGCGSSQAPENRKQSSSSINLRRFDSHSLLLENVIDSSRFDLSDGASYPEAIRNHLGSFGEIALSVRYATMRNKLMVFVNNCRNLFPCSENGTDSYVRLNLLPDQSLKHRKRTGVKKRTINPVFKEKFQFDVTLGEAQTRKLYVSVKSNKMLVSRERKDIGSVIIDLSQMDLVKGVTAWYELTLLGLKKSI; this is translated from the exons ATGGCATCCACCGGACAGTTGCTTCCAAGCAACTCAGCACGAGGAGCAAGGTCCAGGGAGAGTCCATTGATCAGCGTGAAAATGTTCAGCTCCTCAGCTATCACTCAAATATTAATTGATTTCCTGATTTACTGCGGAAGAGCCATGCTCATCTTCTACCCGGTGTACCTGACAGGTTATCTGGGCCTCAGTATCAGCTGGGTACTGctgtgcatgtttgtgctcACTTACTGGAAGAAAAATCGCCAGTGGAAGGACGCCCGAATTGGATCAGCCATTGAGTTAGCAGACAGTGAAATACAAGTGGTCAACACCGAGctgaaaagtgctttacaaatgGCGTCCTGG gTGCAATACACTGATGTAGAGAATGTTCAATGGCTTAACAAG GTGTTGGAGCAGGCGTGGCCATTCATTGGGATGTACATGGAGAAGCTACTTAGAGAAAAGATCCAGCCATCCATCAGGGCCTCCAATCCTGCGCTCAAAGCATTCACATTTACCAAGATCCATTTTGGATACAAA ccTCTCAAGATCACTGGAATACGAGCATACACACATGAAGTGGAACATAGGGAAGTGATTCTAGACATGAATATAAG TTATGATGGTGATGTGGACATCAGCACTGATGTAAGCCTGGCAATCACAACTCGTGTGAAAGGACTTAAA CTCCAGGGGATGCTGAGGGTCATTTTAGAGCCTCTTATTGGTCAAGCACCGCTGGTGGGAGGAGtcacttttttcttcattcGCCGGCCT ACTCTGCACATAAACTGGACTGGTATGCCAAACCTTTTGAGCATCCCTTCTTTAAG TTCACTGTCTGAGGAGACGACCTTGGATGCTATAGCTTCCATCATGGTGTTGCCCAACCGCATGTGCATTCCCCTCATAGACAAGGTCAAAGTGGACCAGATGAGGTTCCCACTTCCTCGT GGGGTGGTGAGGGTCCACTTGTTGGAAGCCAGAGATCTGGTAGCTAAGAACACACACGTGATGAATTTAATGAAAGCGAAATCAGACCGATATGCCACACTGAGAGTGGGCAGCACGCTTTTCAAAAGCAAGACCGTCAAAGAGAATTTGCTCCCAAAATGGAATGAAGTGTATGag tttATTGTCCATGAGGCCCCGGGGCAGGAGCTAGAATTGGAGCTGTATGATGAGGGCGCAGACAAAGATGATTGTCTTGGAAG ATATAACCTTGATTTTGGAGAAGTGAAGAGGGAGAAACAAATGGATCAG TGGTTTCCTGTGGACGGGGCACTGCATGGTGAAGTTCATCTTAAGCTCCAGTGGTTTTCCCTTCAGAGTGACACCAGCCTGCTGAAGGAG TCCACGGACAACTTTGCCTGTGCTGTGCTTGCAGTGTACCTGAACAGTGCCACAGATCTACCA ctCACAAAGAGAACCACCTGTCCCAACTCCTTTGTGGAAATGTCCATTGACGACGACGTTAAGAAAAGCAAG GTTGCCTATGCATCTAAAGATCCAGTTTGGGAAGAGGGCTTCACCTTCTTTGTGCATAATGTCAGTGCACAGGAGCTCATTGTTCAG GTCAAAGAGCCTGAGAAGAAGAATCTACTCGGTGTTCTCAACTTGCCCCTCAGTCACCTACTCAGAACCTCCAACCTGACTCTAGACCAGCGCTTCATGCTGGAACGCTCTGGAGCAAACAGCCAGATCAAACTGAGGGCCACTCTCAGG aTTCTTAATTTGGAAGAGCCTCCATCCCAGACTATCTTCAGTCCTCCTCCACAAGTCAAACAACAACAGGCCAGAAAATCAGGGTACAACTCAGTCTCCAATCCCTCCAGTGCTCCACCCTCCTCTTACACAGCTTCCTCTAACAATATCCCTGCTGCCTCTACTCTGAACCTGGAGGGAGCGTCACCAAGCGAAGGTTATTTAGCTCAAGGCTGTGGCTCCTCCCAGGCGcctgaaaacaggaagcaatCATCTTCATCAATAAACTTGCGTCGGTTTGACTCCCACAGCCTGCTGCTAGAGAACGTCATCGATTCATCGCGATTCGACCTGTCAGATGGAGCCTCCTATCCAGA GGCCATTAGGAATCATCTGGGTTCATTTGGAGAGATTGCGCTGTCTGTACGATATGCAACCATGAGAAACAAACTCATGGTCTTTGTTAACAATTGCAG GAATTTATTCCCCTGCAGTGAGAACGGCACAGACTCTTACGTCCGCCTGAATCTCCTTCCCGACCAAAGCTTGAAGCATCGCAAGAGGACCGGTGTCAAGAAGAGGACGATCAATCCTGTTTTCAAAGAAAA GTTTCAGTTCGATGTGACACTCGGGGAAGCACAAACTAGGAAGTTGTATGTGTCTGTGAAAAGTAACAAGATGTTGGTCTCCAGAGAGAGAAAGGATATTGGCTCG GTAATAATAGATCTCTCACAGATGGATCTGGTCAAAGGCGTCACAGCATG GTATGAGCTCACTCTGCTTGGGCTGAAGAAATCCATCTAG